The window GTGGGATGTCGCGACGACCTCGCGGAGCGTCTTGCCCTCGGAGTTCTCGAAGAGATTCGAGATCGACGTGTGCTCGCCGTTCTGCTTCGACAGATCGATCTCCGACACGGGCGTGTCGGGGTCGATGCCGCCGAAGTCGATGCGCCCGCCCGAGGTGTAGGACATGTTCCAGAGGTTGTACTCCACGCCCTTGTCGGTGGCCTTCCACCGGTTGTAGGCCTCGAATTGATCCTGCGCCTCGGAGTCGGTCGCCGCGATCCACGGGGTGGCGAGGAAGAGGAACTTCACATCGTCGGGGTTGCGTCCGTAGGACGCCACCCGCGCCCGCATGTCGTCGCGGTAGGCACGACCGGCCGCGCCGCTCTTGACCATCGAGATCATCGTGTCGTCGTAGCGTGCGGCGAGTTCGCGCCCGGCGGGTGAGCTTCCCGCCGAACAGATCGGGGGCGTCCGCTGCGGGCCGGGGATGGTGTTGAGCGGCCCGCGCGAGGAGAAGAAGCGGCCCTTGTGGTCGATGGGACGCACCTTCGTGTGGTCGGCGTAGATCCCCGCGACGGGATCGGCGACCACCGCGCCCTCCTCCCAGCTCTGCTGCAGCGCGAGCACCACGTCGACCCACTCCATCGCCATCGCATACCGCTCGTCATGGTCGAGATGCTGGTCGTAGCCGAAGTTCTGGGCGACCCGGTCGGTGACGCTCGTGACCACGTTCATCCCGACACGGCCCTCGGTGAGGTGGTCGAGGGTGGTGTAGAGACGCGCGGCGAGGTAGGGCGGGTACTGGATCGTCGAGACGGTCGGGATGATGCCGATGTGCTTGGTCGCCCGGGTGAGGAGCGGCACGAGCGGCATCGGATCGTTCTTCGGCGCCATGAAGCCGCGACGCAGGCTGGTGTCCGCCGTGCCGTTGTAGCTGTCTTCGACCATCGCGGTGTCTTCGAACAGGATGTAGTCGAATCCGGCGCGCTCGAGGCTCGTCGCCATGTCGATGTAGATCTGCGGATCCATCCAGTCGTTGACGTTGTTGCCGACCCAGGGGCCGTCGCCGTTGGTGGTGCTCCAGGGGTGAATGCCGAAGCCGTCGCCGAGGAACCATGCGAGGTGGAACATCTGTCTCCTATTCAGTGGTGCGGGCGTCAGGCGCCGGAGCGCGCCGACTCCATTTCTCGGTACGCGCCGACGAGGGCGCGGGTGTAGGGATCCGTGGGGCGACCGAGCACCTGGGTGGTACGGCCGGCTTCGGCGATCTCGCCGCGGTACATCACGATGAGCTCGTCGGTGATGAACGCCGTCGCAGGCAGGCCGTGCGAGACGAACAGCAGCGCGGCGTCGTGGTCGGTGCTGTACCGCTTCAGCAGGTTCAGCACCGCGCCTTGCACCGAGACGTCCAACGCGCTGACGGCCTCGTCGCAGACGAGGTAGCGCGGCCGCACGAGGAGCGCCCGCGCGATGGCCATGCGCTGCCGCTGCCCGCCGGACAGCTGGGCGGGGCGCCGCTCGAGCAGCGACACGTCGATCGACAGCTCCTCGGCGATCTCCTCGATCGCGGTGTCGCATTCGGCGCGCGTCCAGCCGCCCAGCCGCTGGCCGGGAACCCGCAGCGACTGCCGGATGGTGAAGCGCGGGTCGAAGGTGGACGTCGTGTCCTGGGCGATCAGCTGCACGCGGCGCCGGTACTCGCGGCGACCCCGCGCGGTCGAGAGGGCCGACCGGAGATCCTGACCGTCCACGTGCACCGTGCCGCGTGTGGGGCGGTCGAGCCCTGCGATGATGCGGGCCACCGTCGACTTTCCCGACCCGCTCTCGCCCACGATCCCGACCCGGCGACCGGGGGCCACGGCGAAGGTGACGGAGCGCACCGCCTGCACGCGGTGGAAGTCGCGTCCGAGATCGGTGACCCGGATGCCGGCGTCGTCGACGCTTCGCACGGTCATGCGGCGGCCGTCCGCTCGGCCGCGGCGATCGACTGCAGCGTGGGGAGCTCTGCGAGCGTCGCGGTCTCCAGCGTGGGCACGCAGGCGAGAAGCCCCCGGGTATAGGGGTCGCGGGCGTGATCGAGGCGATCGGAGGCGATCGTCTCGACCACCCGCCCCTGGTGCATGACCACCGTGGTGTCGGTGAAGCGGCGACAGAGCTCGATGTCGTGCGTGATCATCAGAAGCGCCGTCCCCTCCTGGTCGGCGAGGTCGAACATGAGCTGCATGGTCGACACCGCGAGGGTCGCATCCAGGGCACTGGTCGGCTCATCGGCGATGAGGAGGGCGGGATGCGACGCCATCGCGATCGCGATCATGACGCGCTGTCGCATGCCTCCCGAGAGCTCGGTCGGACGCGCCCGCATGACGCGACCGGGGTCGGCGATGCCGACGGCGGCGAGTCGCTTCACAGCTGCCGCGCGCGCAGCGCGTGCGGTCATCCGCTCCGCCCCCCGCAGCACCGCGACCAGCTGGCTCCCGATCGTCCACACCGGGTCGAGCGAGTGCATCGCGTCTTGGAAAACCATCGACATCCCGGGGGTCCGGACCGGGATGCGCGGCTGCCGGCGCGGATCGATGGACCGGTTCAGCGGCGCGTACCGGAAGTCGAGCCGGTCAGCGCGCACCGAGCCGACCAGGGGGTCGAGGAAGCCCGCGATCGCGTTCGCAAGACTGGTCTTCCCCGATCCCGATTCGCCGACCACCGCCATCTTCTCGCCCTCGCGGAGGGTGAGGTACGCGCCGGTGACAGCGGGGGCGTCGCCGTAGTGGATGCTGAGGTTCTGGACGTCCAGGACGATGTTGCGCGTGTCGGAGGTCATTCCGTCTCCCGGGTCAGCTGCGAGTAGTCGATGACGTTGTCGGTGCGGAAGACGTAGCCGCCGACGTCGTTGCCGAAGGCGTTCAGCGGCTGCACGTATCCGACGTAGATCGTGGGGAGGTCGGTCTGCAGGATCCGCTGCGCCTCGTTCCACCACGCGCCGGCCTCGGGGGTCAGCGGGTCGCCGACGGCGTTCCCCTCGGCGAGCGCGGCGCTGAATTCGGGGGTCTCGTAGTTGGGCCAGTTCAGCGGCGAGCCCGGCGTGTAGAACAGCGCCAGCACGTAGGGCGGTGACTGCACGATCGCGTAGTCCCGGCCCATCGAGGCCTGGAAGGTCTTGGCGGCGAGGCCCTCCTGGAAGACGGCGGAGTTGACCGAGTCGACGGTCACGTCGAATCCGGCGTCGGCGGCGGCCGACTGGATCAGCACCGCCGTCTCCTCGAGGTCGGGGACGGCGGAGTTGACCGTCAGCGTGAACTCGACCGGCTCGGTGTACCCGGCCGCCTCGAGGATTTCCTGCGCCTGGGCGGGGTCGTGTTCGGGGGCGGCGAGACCTTCGCCGTCGAATCCGGGGGCGTCCTCGGAGAGGATGGAGCCGACGGGATCGAGACGCCCGCGGTAGACGTCGTCGATGATGTCGTCGTACGGGATCGCCATCGAGAACGCGCGGCGCACCTCGGGGTCATCGAACGGCTCTGCGGTCGTCAGCAGCGGGATGTAGACGTAGGCGTTGGTGGGCACGGTGAAGATCTGCGCCGCCCCGCTGTCGGCGAGGTCCACCTGGTCCGCGGGACGCAGCTGCGTGGCGATCTGGGCGTCGCCGCTGCGGACGAGATTTGCCCGCTGACCGGCGTCGGGCACGACCCGCTGCACGATCGTGGTGATCTCGGGTTCGCCGAGCACGTAGCCGGGGTTGGCGGTGTAGACCATCTGCTCGCCGGGGGTGTAGTCGGTCAGCTCGTAGGCACCGAACCCGTAGGAGGCGTTGGTCTCGGACCACTCCACGGCGTACGGGTCGTCGTCGGTGGCGTGCTCGAGCAGAACCGTGGAGTCGTAGATGTTGTACGGCTGGTTGGCGAGCATCGACAGCAGCGTGAAGCCGTAGCCGGGGTCGCTGATCGTGATCGACACGGTCGACTCGTCGATCACCGTGACCTGGGTGTCGGGGTCGGTCAGTGCCGGCGCCGAGACGAAGGGCACCACGCTCGTGGGGGTTTCGAACTTGCGCTTGATGGAGAACAGCACGTCGTCGGCCGTGATGGTGTTGCCGGCGACGCTCTTGGCGTCGGGGTCGAGGTGGAAGGTATAGGTCAGGCGGTCTTCGCTGACCTCGTAGCTCTCGGCGAGGAGCGGCTCGAAGCCGAACAGATCCTGGGATGCCGACAGGTCGCCCTCTCCCTCGACGTACGGGTTGCGGATCAGCGTCGCGCCGGTGTTGGCCCAGAACTCACCGGCCTCGTACCCGGTGGCGCTGGTCTCGTAGCTGAAGCTGGGCGGCTGCGCGGCGGTCACGATGACGAAGGCCGAGGATTCCTCCGAGGATGCAGCAGAGCCGCAGCCGGCGAGGACGAGGGCGGTGGCGCTGAGGGCGACGCCGACGACGGCCAGTCGGCGAGGGGTTCGGGTGTTCATGGGTGGGGATCTCCTTGGGCGGGGGCGGGGCGGAGCGATGCGGCGGGATGGTGCGGAAGGAAACGCGGTGTGGGCGCCGGTGAGGGCGACGCTGTTCAGGAGCGGGATCGGGTGACTCCCGCGACGAAGACCGATGCCGCCCAGACGGAGAGGCCGAGGGCGACGGCGGGGAAGAGGAAGGGCCACCAGCGACCGACCACGGCGTCGGTGGCGCCGTTGGCGAGCATGCTTCCCCACTCGGGCGCGGGAACGGGCACTCCGACGCCGAGGAAGCCGAGGGCAGCGCAGAAGATGATGCCCATCGCGAAGATCGCCGAGGTGTTCTCGATGGTCGAACGCGACGAGTTCGGCAGGACGTGGCGGAAGACGATCTCGGCTTCGCTCTCGCCGGCGAGCCGTGCGGCATCGACGTAGGCGTCCGAGCGCGTCTTCAGCACTTCGGTGCGCATGAGGCGCGCTTGGAAGGGCACCAGCACCAGAGCGAGCGAGAGCACGATGACCACGGGGTTGCGGCCGAAGAACGACACCAGGACCAACCCGGCGATCATCACCGGGATCGCCTGAACGAGATCGACGGCGCGGGTGAGGATGCGGGCGACGAGGCCGATCGGGCCACCGCGCGACTCGTACATCCCCGCGATCAGGCCGATGATCATCCCCAGCCCCGTGGCGATGACGGTGATGGCGAGCGCCATCGGGATGTTCAGTGCGAAGGCCGCGACGACCCGCGAGAAGACGTCGAGGCCCATCGAGTCGGTGCCGAACCACCACTCCGCCGACGGCGGCTGCGAACTGGTCCCCACCACTCGCGTCGGGTCGAAGGGGGCGAGGAGCGGACCGATGAAGGTCAGGACGAGCACGATCCCGAGCGGTACGCAGTGCAGCACCAGCGACGCCCGAGGCGAGAGTCGGCGGGTGCGCCGCCTCGGGATGACGGTGTCGAGGTCGGCTCCGGCGATGGCGGCGGCCATCATGCCCCCTTTCCGGTCTCGACCCTGCGGCGCGGGTCGAGGGTCATGGTGAGGATGTCGACGATGAGATAGATCGCCAGGCACATCGCGGCGACCACGAGAAGAAAGGAGCGGAGCGCGAAGACGTCGGAGGCGTTGACGGCATCCACCGCGTACTGACCGAGCCCTCCGAGCGCGAAGAGCGATTCGAGCACGACCGCGCCACCCAGGAGCAGGCCGAACATCATCCCGAGCATGGCCACCACCGACGGAAGCGCGCGCCGGTAGATGCTCAGCAGGATGGTGCGCCGCGGCGCTCCCGAGGCGATGCGGAATCGCGTGGACGGCTCGTCGATGGCGTGGTCGAGGTTGATGATGAGGGTCTTCATCAGAAGCGGCGCGTGGGCGACCATCATCACGATGACCGGGAGGGCCAGTCGGGAGGCGTAGGAGGCTGCGGCGGCCGTGTCCCCGGCGATCACGGCGTCGAAGAGGGGAAACCCGGTGACCTGAGGCGGGGCCAGGAGCATCGGGTCGAGGCGACCCGATGGCGCCGGAGCCCACCCGAGCACGGCGAAGAACAGGTAGATGAAGGCGATCCCGATGACGTACTCCGGCAGCGCGCCTGCGGACCGGGCGTAGCTGAGCAGGACGCGCGAGACCCGATTGGCGCGGTGCGTGACCACGTAGTGCGAGAGCAGCAGAGCGACGATCGACGCGGCCAGCAGGCCGGTGAACACCAGCTCGAGTGTGGCCGGGATCCGCGTGGCGAGGTCTTCCGCGATGGGTCGGCCCGTCGCGATCGAGGTCCCGAGGTCGAGGCGGGCGAGCGACCCGAGGTAGCTGAGGAGCTGCTCCCCCACCGAACCGTCCAGCCCGTAGGAGGCGCGCGCCTCCTCGAGATCGGCTCCAGTCAGTCGTCCGCCGGTGGCGGTGACGACCGGGTCACCGGGGATGAGCTTGACGAGGAAGAACGAGACGAAGACGAAGACCAGGAGGTTGACGGCAGCCAGGAGGATGGTGCGCAGCAGCCACCAGTGACGGCGGATGGCGCCGAGCCCGGCCGATGCGGGCGCCTCGTCCGCATCCGTCGCGGCCGGGGGCGCAGTGTGTTCGACGACGCTCATGGATCACCTCCCGTGTCGGGCGCAGGGCCCAACGTCGGGACGGTCTCAGGACCGGTGGGAACCTGCGAATGATGCCACGATCGCAACACCGTGTTTCGCCGGCCCTCGCGGGAGGCAACAGTTTGATTGCGCGACCCCTCGCGTCATAGGTATCGGGATTTCCCCCGGTCAGGGGCCATTAGCGCGGGATTGCGCCGTTCTCCGCGCCCCGCTGAAGCCCGAAGATTCGCCCCACACTCACCCTCATTTCACCCTGAGATCACCCGGGGGGTCGCGCGTAAAGTAGCGTCAGCAGTGAAGACCCGGCGATGCCGTGCCTTCTCCTCTGAACCGCAGGTCACCCGAACACCTGCGACAGAAAACTCGTCAGGCTCGGCGGACACGCATTTCACCCTGGACGGCGTGAGCGCTGAGCCGACCCCCGAATCGCAGGTGCCGTGACCCGTCCCACAGCGGGTCACGGCACCTGTTCTGCCCCATGATGGAGGAACGGGCGGCGGGTCACTGTGCGCCACGCCCTGTCCCACGAGCGATCGCGGATGAAGACCAGGTCCAGCGCGATCATCGCCAGCGAGAACGGCCAGAGCCCGAGCAGCAGCCCGATCGACAGGTGCATGCCCATGAGGACAACCAGCGCGGCGTAGCGTGTGGGTCGCCAGAGCAGCAGTACGGGGAAGGCGATCTGCGCCACGACCGACACCCACGAGCCGACGACGACGAACGGCACGACCGCTCCGGCGAGGTCGCTCAGCGCCGGGAAGACCCGGAACACGTC of the Microbacterium invictum genome contains:
- a CDS encoding ABC transporter ATP-binding protein, with the protein product MTVRSVDDAGIRVTDLGRDFHRVQAVRSVTFAVAPGRRVGIVGESGSGKSTVARIIAGLDRPTRGTVHVDGQDLRSALSTARGRREYRRRVQLIAQDTTSTFDPRFTIRQSLRVPGQRLGGWTRAECDTAIEEIAEELSIDVSLLERRPAQLSGGQRQRMAIARALLVRPRYLVCDEAVSALDVSVQGAVLNLLKRYSTDHDAALLFVSHGLPATAFITDELIVMYRGEIAEAGRTTQVLGRPTDPYTRALVGAYREMESARSGA
- a CDS encoding ABC transporter ATP-binding protein, whose amino-acid sequence is MTSDTRNIVLDVQNLSIHYGDAPAVTGAYLTLREGEKMAVVGESGSGKTSLANAIAGFLDPLVGSVRADRLDFRYAPLNRSIDPRRQPRIPVRTPGMSMVFQDAMHSLDPVWTIGSQLVAVLRGAERMTARAARAAAVKRLAAVGIADPGRVMRARPTELSGGMRQRVMIAIAMASHPALLIADEPTSALDATLAVSTMQLMFDLADQEGTALLMITHDIELCRRFTDTTVVMHQGRVVETIASDRLDHARDPYTRGLLACVPTLETATLAELPTLQSIAAAERTAAA
- a CDS encoding ABC transporter permease — its product is MSVVEHTAPPAATDADEAPASAGLGAIRRHWWLLRTILLAAVNLLVFVFVSFFLVKLIPGDPVVTATGGRLTGADLEEARASYGLDGSVGEQLLSYLGSLARLDLGTSIATGRPIAEDLATRIPATLELVFTGLLAASIVALLLSHYVVTHRANRVSRVLLSYARSAGALPEYVIGIAFIYLFFAVLGWAPAPSGRLDPMLLAPPQVTGFPLFDAVIAGDTAAAASYASRLALPVIVMMVAHAPLLMKTLIINLDHAIDEPSTRFRIASGAPRRTILLSIYRRALPSVVAMLGMMFGLLLGGAVVLESLFALGGLGQYAVDAVNASDVFALRSFLLVVAAMCLAIYLIVDILTMTLDPRRRVETGKGA
- a CDS encoding NtaA/DmoA family FMN-dependent monooxygenase (This protein belongs to a clade of FMN-dependent monooxygenases, within a broader family of flavin-dependent oxidoreductases, the luciferase-like monooxygenase (LMM) family, some of whose members use coenzyme F420 rather than FMN.) gives rise to the protein MFHLAWFLGDGFGIHPWSTTNGDGPWVGNNVNDWMDPQIYIDMATSLERAGFDYILFEDTAMVEDSYNGTADTSLRRGFMAPKNDPMPLVPLLTRATKHIGIIPTVSTIQYPPYLAARLYTTLDHLTEGRVGMNVVTSVTDRVAQNFGYDQHLDHDERYAMAMEWVDVVLALQQSWEEGAVVADPVAGIYADHTKVRPIDHKGRFFSSRGPLNTIPGPQRTPPICSAGSSPAGRELAARYDDTMISMVKSGAAGRAYRDDMRARVASYGRNPDDVKFLFLATPWIAATDSEAQDQFEAYNRWKATDKGVEYNLWNMSYTSGGRIDFGGIDPDTPVSEIDLSKQNGEHTSISNLFENSEGKTLREVVATSHQTSDMGLIGSPETVASKMEELMDEIGGDGFLIYMPTTRMNFALMADGLAPVLRRRGLIRDGYAGSTLRDHLREF
- a CDS encoding ABC transporter permease, whose translation is MAAAIAGADLDTVIPRRRTRRLSPRASLVLHCVPLGIVLVLTFIGPLLAPFDPTRVVGTSSQPPSAEWWFGTDSMGLDVFSRVVAAFALNIPMALAITVIATGLGMIIGLIAGMYESRGGPIGLVARILTRAVDLVQAIPVMIAGLVLVSFFGRNPVVIVLSLALVLVPFQARLMRTEVLKTRSDAYVDAARLAGESEAEIVFRHVLPNSSRSTIENTSAIFAMGIIFCAALGFLGVGVPVPAPEWGSMLANGATDAVVGRWWPFLFPAVALGLSVWAASVFVAGVTRSRS
- a CDS encoding ABC transporter substrate-binding protein, which translates into the protein MNTRTPRRLAVVGVALSATALVLAGCGSAASSEESSAFVIVTAAQPPSFSYETSATGYEAGEFWANTGATLIRNPYVEGEGDLSASQDLFGFEPLLAESYEVSEDRLTYTFHLDPDAKSVAGNTITADDVLFSIKRKFETPTSVVPFVSAPALTDPDTQVTVIDESTVSITISDPGYGFTLLSMLANQPYNIYDSTVLLEHATDDDPYAVEWSETNASYGFGAYELTDYTPGEQMVYTANPGYVLGEPEITTIVQRVVPDAGQRANLVRSGDAQIATQLRPADQVDLADSGAAQIFTVPTNAYVYIPLLTTAEPFDDPEVRRAFSMAIPYDDIIDDVYRGRLDPVGSILSEDAPGFDGEGLAAPEHDPAQAQEILEAAGYTEPVEFTLTVNSAVPDLEETAVLIQSAAADAGFDVTVDSVNSAVFQEGLAAKTFQASMGRDYAIVQSPPYVLALFYTPGSPLNWPNYETPEFSAALAEGNAVGDPLTPEAGAWWNEAQRILQTDLPTIYVGYVQPLNAFGNDVGGYVFRTDNVIDYSQLTRETE